In candidate division WOR-3 bacterium, the genomic window AAGCCATAGAGGTCTTGGGGAGAGAAGTCCAATTCTTATCTTCTTCGGTTCTTTCATCCATAAGGCGATTGTCTCAAAAGTCATACCAATAACGGGTAAAATGCTAATCCATTTGTCCCAACATAAAATACCGGTAGCCCAGAATAACGCGATGAATAAAAACATTAAGATATTTTTCTCTAAATATTTTTTTCTTTCTCGTAAGATAAAAGAAAAGGTTCTAATAGCTCCTATCAAATTCATCCCGGAAGCAGTTTTTGCTCCTAAAAGGGCAAAATGAATCGCAAAAAATATCTGGCCTATTCCTAAAAATACAAGAATTTTAATTCGCTTATTACTCTGAAAAGAAATTATAGCTGAGATGAGTCCTAAAACACCTATCCCTTGGACAAAAATGGCTTTTTTATAATAAATAAGCTGAAGGAAATTCAAAAACATTTCGTTGGTTAAAATATGATAAAAAGATAAAAAAACAACCCTGAAAATTATAGATTCTAACTACCTATACCAGTGCCCCGGAACATATTTAAAATTAAGACTCTTATAATACTCAAGGGATTTGGATGGTTTTTCTAAACCTTCAGGGATTGGCTTTTTGGAGAAAGTCTGAAAATACAAAACACAAGCGTCTCGCCACCATTTCGCTTCTTTTTCCTGAATTTTTAGAAATTCTTCAACTTTATTATATCTTTCTTCGTCAATTAACCCTTTGAGTTTTGCCCAAGTCTTTCGCATATTCTCTACAGATTTAACTCCTTCATAGTATCTATAACACAACTCTTCCCAAAGAGTCCTTCCATTTTTCATTTTGTAATCCCAAGGAAGATGGTGAAACCATAAAAGATATTCGTCGGGGCAGCTTTCTAAGTTAGAAAAAAAATTAGCCACAGGAGGATAATACTGACTTACAGCATTACTCCCTTTGGAAGTTCTATCAAAACCGATTCCCACTGAATCTGCTTTATGGTAATAAACAGAAGTCCAGTCAGGTCTTCCTTCACTAATCCATGGAGCAGGTCCGTAATGATGCCCCCATCCCATTATGTGATGTAATCCCAAAGGGGTCATGTAATTAACTGCTACTTCCCTGGAGGTAAGCATCATCTCTTTTACTGATTTAACAAATTCAGGGTTGTTAGTAAAGGTCATCCTGATCCACTCTTCAGCTATCTCTTCGGAGCTTAGTCTATGATTCCAGCTAAGTCGTCCAAAAGCATACCAGTTAGCCTGATCAAAAGGACTTCCACACCAGTCTCTATCGGTTCCGATATTAGAAACTCCTGCGATTCCACTTATTGAGTGTCCAAAGAGAGAGCCGTCTACTACTTTAGAAACGTAAGAGCCTTTCCCTTTAGCATAGGTGTCAAAATCTAAGACTTCTTTATATAAAGGAGCAAGATAGACCAAGTGAGTAGAGAATCCTAAATACTCCTTAGTAATTTGAAATTCCATCATTAAAGGTGTCTTTTTCATTGCGCCAAATAAGGGATGGAAGGGTTCTCTCGGTTGAAAATCTATTGGCCCATTTTTCACCTGAATTAATACATTTTTAAGAAAGTAACCATCAAGAGGTTTGAACTCATTATACGCTTGTTTAGCTCTATCTTCTGGGATCTTAGAATCATAAACAAAAGCTCTCCACATTACAATTCCCCCATAAGGGACAAGAGCTTTTGCCAACATATTCGCTCCATCTGCATGTGTTCTTCCAAAATCTTGTGGACCTGGTTGACCTTCTGAATTGGCTTTAACAAGGAATCCTCCAAAATCAGGAATATACCTGTAGATTTCTGCAACTTTATCTTTCCACCATTTTATAACTTCTTTATTAAGAGGATCTGCGGTCCCTAGCCCTCCTATTTCCATTGGAGCATTAAAACGGGCAGTTAAATAAACTTTTATTCCATAAGGCCGAAAAACATTACTAAGAGCAGCTACTTTTTCAAGATAAAATGGCCTCAACACCTCTGCATTAGCATTTACATTCGTAAGCACAACTCCATTAATCCCAATTGAAGCATTGGCTCTTGCATAGTCTTTATAACGAGGATCTATATAATCTGGTAATTTGTGCCAGTCCCATATAGAGAATCCTGCATAACCCCTCTCAACCGTTCTATCAAGATTATCCCAGTGATTTAAAATGCGATACTTAATAATTGGAGATTCAATTATTGAAAGATTCTCAATACTTTTTTGAGTTTGAAGAATTCTAAGAAAATTAAAAACCCCATAAAGTAAACCAATATCTGTCCGTGCAGAAATTAGTGTGCATTTCTTACCTTTAACGATGATGCTTTTTATTATGAAACCTTCTTCATTTACTTTATTTAAAATCTCTTCTATCCCTAACTCAGAAACGAGGTTAGAAGATTTTAAGCTTCCTACAATGAGAACTCCATCTTTATTCACCTTATCTGTAATTCTTATAGATTTTCCTAGTAAACCCCTTAACCCAAGCATTAATTCTTCTCTTGCTGCTTTTAAAGTTGGAGTATTTCCAGGAAAATAAACTACTTTTAAGTTTTCTTTGTATTCTTTCAACCTTTCTTCGTTATCTATTTTATCATAACGTAACCACAATCTATAACCATCTTCAGAGAAAATCTTAAAAGGAGCGGAGATGGTCAGTAAAAGTAGTGAGAGTCTCAAAATTATTGACATATCTTCCTCCTTATAATTTAAAGCTTACCAAAATTTCTCCTTAAATACTAAAAGAAGCCTTTAGAGGTAGGGTAAAATCATTATCTGGATCAAATGTCGCTTTTCTTCTTCCACAGCTATAAGTGTAAGTTTCTCTTTATAATTCTCTTCGTAAGGAATCAAAACAAATATTACTTTTTTCATTTTCTCCTTCTTAGAATAATTAACAAAAATTTAACCCATTTATCCAAATAATCAAGATTTGAATATCTTAAGCACTAAGTTCCTAATCAATAAAAATCTCTTAAAAATTAATTATTTTCTCCAAAACCACACTGCCATTTCTCCGGGAGTGCGATTGGACCATGCATAATAAGGTATAGCGAATAATTCTCTTTCCCTCCCTTTTTTATCTAATACTTTACCTTTAATTACAACTAAACCTTTTAATAAATCTTCGCAGTATACAGGGTTAAGCTTAGCATCATTTGGTATTACTAAGTCAAAGACTCCTTCCTCGTTGTCAACCTCTTCGGCACAGTAAACAATAGGACCACGAACAAGTGCAACTTTGTTTACATCATCTTTAACTTTTTCGTTTGCCAAAACTCGCCGAACAGACATTGGTAGAACTAATTCAATTACATCTCCTTTTGACCACTTTCGAGTAATCCCGGCAAATCCTTTATTAATCTTAAAATCGTAAAAATTATCATTTACTTTTAAGGTTATTACCTCTTTATTCTCTTCTAAATATCTATAGAGGTCGCTTGGGACCACTTCTCCAATAGCCCATCCTGGGATACGAATATTTAAGGTAAAAACCCTTTCACTTTCCGGATTCAATATTATTTTTATTTTCCCATCCCATGGATATTCGGTTTCCTGCTGAAGGAAAACTCTAATACCATTCATATTTACATTAGCCTTGTTTGCAACGAAAAGGTTGATATATAATGTATCACCTTTATATGCATAAATATAATTGGGGATTGAAGGCATAAAGCGAATAATATTCGTTGGGCAGCAAGAACAGTCAAACCATTCCTTTCTCGTTAAAGAACCTTGATTAAACTTAAATTTTCCATCAGATTCAAGAGGATTCGGATAAAAAAAAGAATTTCCTTCCAGAGAAACTCCAGAGAGCATCCCATTATAAAGACTCCTCTCTAAAACATCTATGTATTTCGCTTCGCCATGAAGTAAAAACATTTTGTGAGTCCAATAAATAAAACCAATTGCAGCACAGGTCTCATTATAAGCAGTTAGATTGGGTAATTCGTAAGCTTCACCGAAAGACTCTCCTTCATGGCGAGACCCTATTCCTCCTGTTATATATAATTTTTTAGAAACCACATCTTCCCACAGCCTCCTAACTGCTTTTAGATAAGAGGAGTCTTTCATAATTGCTGCAATATCCGTCATTCCTGAATACATATAAACAGCTCTGACTGCGTGACCAACAGCTTCATTTTGTTCAATTACTGGTTTATGATCTTGACTGTATGAACCGTAAAGTTCGTGGCCCTTTGCATTACCTCTTTGGTCTAAAAAGAATTTTGCCATCTTAAGATATTTTTCTTTTTTTGTTAAGAGATATAATTTTACTAGACCTGTTTCAATAATCTGATGGCCTGGCACATCGAGTCTTTTTCCGGGACCAAAGGTTTTGCAAATCAAATCTGCATTCTTTAAAGCAATATTCAAAAGATTTTTCTTTCCGGTTGCTTTATAATGAGCAAAAGCTGCCTCATACAAATGACCCATGTTATACAATTCGTGGCTTGCTCCAAGATTAAACCAGCGAGGGCCCGGTTTTACCCACCAGGCCGGAGTCTTCTCAGGATTTATTGTCTTCCAAGTGCAAAGATATCCGTCTTCTTCTTGAGCTATGGCAATCTTTTCGATAATCCCATCAATATATTTTTCTAACTTTAAGTCAGGATGGCAAGCTAATGAATATGAAGCTCCTTCAATTACCTTATAAACATCAGAATCATCGAAAGGCATTTTGCCCTCATATTCTCCCCCCAATAGTCCACCAGCTCTGGCAAAATTTCTAATTCTTCCTTCCTTTTCGCATTTTTCAAATCCAAAGGGGATTGTAACAGTTCTATTGGTCTCAATTCGTTTTGACCAAAAATTATCAGTTAATGTTATATCTGTAAAAGAAACGGGTGTAAGTGGATAGAGACTTTCTTTTCTTTTGTAATTCGTTGCACAGGAGACCAAAAAGATCTCAAAAAAGAAACCTAATATTTTAATAAGGGATTTAATACTCATATTCCCTCCTAATTTTTTATTTGTTCTCGCTTCTAATATAAACAATTTACCGGACTCAGGTAAATTATTTTTTAATATAACATCAATTACCAAAATAGGCAACATCAAAATCTCAAAGATAAATTATCTTCCTTATTTTTATTGATTTTTTAAACATTTCTAAGAGGAATTAAATCAAACCTTGACATTAGGGATTAAAATATTTAATATATCTTGCAAATTAGAGGAAGAAATGGACCATTTAAACATCCTAGAAAACAATAGCATTTATATTATAAGAGAAGCCTATCAACAGTTCCAAAAAGTGGCTCTTTTATGGTCTATTGGTAAAGATTCTACAACGTTATTATATCTTATAAGGAAAGCTTTTTTTGGTGAAGTTCCTTTTCCTGTGCTTCATATTGATACAGGATATAAATTTGAAGAAATTTATAATTTTAGAGATGAATATGTAAAGAAATGGAATCTTAATCTTATAATCCATCGTAATGATGAAGCAATATTAAAGAAGATGGGGCCAGAAAAAGGAAAATTGGAATGCTGCACTGCGTTAAAAACGAATGCTTTAAAAGACGCTATCAGCAAATACAGATTTCGAGCTTTATATCTTGGGATAAGAAGAGATGAGCACGGTATAAGAGCTAAAGAAAGGGTATTTTCTCCTAGGGATGAAGACTTTGAATGGGATTATAGAAATCAACCTCCAGAGCTCTGGGATCAATATAAATCAAAGGCAAGAGAAGAAGAGCATATAAGGGTTCATCCTCTTCTCGGATGGACAGAGATGGATATATGGGAGTATATTAAAAGAGAAAACATTCCTGTTGTAACTCTTTATTTCGCAAAAGATGGGAAAAGATATAGAAGTATCGGTTGTAAACCTTGTGTTATGCCTATCGAGTCAAACGCTCAAAATGTTGATGAGATAATTAAAGAGTTAAGAGAAACAAAAATATCAGAGCGAAGTGGTAGAGCACAGGATAAAGAATCTGATTATATTATGGAAAAACTTCGTGCTCTTGGCTATATGTAGAATAAGAATTTTTATGAGAGCTGAAACCCCTTTGAAATTTGTCCTAATAGGACATATTGACCACGGTAAATCTACTCTTATTGGAAGACTTCTTTACGACACCAATTCTCTTCCTCCAGATAAAGTTGAAGAAGTGAGAAAGGCTTCAAAAGATGTTGGGGATAGTGAAATAGAATTCGCTTTTGTTATGGATCACTTAAGAGAAGAAAGAGAACAAGGAATTACCATAGATATAGCTTATTCATTTTTTAGAAGTAAAAAAAGAGAATATGTAATTATAGACGCTCCTGGCCATGTGGAATTTGTAAAAAATATGCTTACAGGAGCTTCTCAAGCAGAAGCTGCTTTGCTTATTGTTGATGCTGTAGAAGGGGTGGAAGAACAAACCAAAAGACATGCTAATTTGATCTCAATGCTTGGCATTAAACAAGTTATTGTTGTTATAAATAAAATGGATCTTGTTAATTTTAAAGAGGATTTGTTTTCTTCCCTAAAAAATGAGATTGAGGATTTTCTCTTATCTCTCAATTTAAAACCATCTTATTATATTCCAATTTCTGCACTAAAGGGCGATAATATTGTCAAAGAGTCTGAATCTATGAGATGGTATAAAGGGCCTACTATATTAGGAGCTCTTGATTCTTTAAAAAGTGATCCTCTGCCTGTAGATAAAGAACTCATTTTCCCAATTCAGGATGTTTATAAGATAAGAGGAAAAAGAATTGCTGTGGGAAGAATTGAAACTGGAAGTTTATCTATTGGAGAAGAAGTGGAAATACTCCCAAATGGAGAGAAAACCTTTATAAAATCCATTGAGAAATTTGAAGGAGAAATAGAAAAGGCAGAAGCTGGGGAATCAATAGGAATTACAACAGAAACTCCTGTTTTTTTAGAAAGAGGCTTTGTGTTGGTAAGAAAAGGAGAAGAACCTTTAGTAGGAGAAAGCCTTAATGCAAATCTTATATGGTTCTCAAAAGAGCCTTTAAAGAAAGAAGAAAGATTAACGATTCGCCTTGCCACTCAAGAAACCAAGGGTAGTATTTTAAAAATAAGAAGAAGGATAGATTCTTCTTCTCTTAAGATATTAGAAGAAAATGGTTCCTCTTTAAACAATTTGGAAATAGGAGAAGTTGAAATAAGGACAAAAAAACCAATTGTTTTTACAAAATTTAACAAAGTTAAAGAAATGGGGAGGTTCGTTCTCATTAGAGAGAATGATCTTGTAGCAGGTGGAATTATCAACTAATTAAAAAGGGGGGGCTTATTCTCTTTAAAAAAAGAAAAAGAAGAATAATTATCCTTGGGATTGATGGAGTTCCTTATAGTTTTTTAGAGAAAGGCATAGAAAGTGGTAAGTTTGAAAATATAAAGAGAATTTCTAAGGAAAGCGGTGGATTAAAAAGATATAATTCGGTTTATCCAACAGTCTCTTCTGTGGCTTGGAGCTCTTATATGACGGGGAAGAATCCTGGGGAGCATTCAATTTTTGGATTCGTGGATCGCATCGCAAACCCTTTTAAATTGAAAATTCCTCTTGCAACAGACAGAACTGCTGAGACTTTTTGGAAAAAGCTTTCTCTGGAAGGGAAAAAAGTCCTTGTGATGAATGTTCCTCTAACTTATCCTCCGGAAAAAGTAAATGGTATTTTAATTTCTTGTTTTCTTACTCCATCTATAGACAAAGCAGTAAATCCACCTTCTTATGTTGGATATTTAAAAGAAAAAAAATATGTGATAGATGTAGATCCAAATTTGGGGCATAAAGATAAAAGGCAGTTTATGAAAGAATTGTTTCAAGCTCTTGATAGGAGGATGGAGGTTTTCTTTGATTTGTTAAATAAAGAAGATTATTACCTGGCTCAATGTCATATAATGGAAACAGACCGATTAAATCACTTTTTTTGGGGAGATTATGAGGAAGGAGGAGAATTCAAGGAAGATTTTGAGAGATTTTATTATAAACTTGATAAATGGATAGGGGAGACTTTCAAACTGCTAAGCGAGAATGATACCTTTATTGTTTTATCGGATCACGGTTTTTGTAGAATTAAATATAATGTTCAAATAAACCATTTCTTGGAAGAGGAAGGGTATCTTTCTTGGGAAAAAGAGCTTCCAGAAAATATCACAGAAATTTCAAAAGATTCTCTAGCCTATTCTCTTATTCCAGGAAGAATATATTTAAACTTAAAAGGTAGAGAAGAGAAAGGAAATGTCCCATTAGAGAAATATGATAAAATAAGAGAAGAATTAAAAGAAAAATTGTTGAATCTTAGAAGCCCAGAAGGAGAAAAAATAATTGAAAAGGTATTTTTTAGAGAAGAAATATATAAAGGAAAATACCTTGAAAATGCGGCGGATATAATAGCTCATCCTTCTTGGGGGTTTGATTTAAAAGCAAATGTTAATACCTTCTCTATTTGTGAGAAACCAAAGGCAATAGAAGGAATGCACACTTATGAAGACGCTGTAATCTTTGGAGTAGGAATAAATCTAAATAGAGTAAATTCTATAGAGGATCCTCTTAAAGTTTTACTAGAAAATAGTTATTAACAAAGAACTTACTTAGAGGAAGAGAATAGAATTTTTAAACTCTTGACAATTAAAAGATTTATTGGTAATTTAATAAAAATAAATATTATGGAAGCCAATGATACGGTTAAAGAATTCTTAGAAAAAGTAGAGGATTTATCTAAAAATAGCTCTTTTTTGTGGAGCGACCTCTTGGAAAAGGAATTAACTTCTTTACAAGAAGTAGAAAAAGTAAGGGAAGAGCTAAGAAATCTTTATGCTTCAATGGCTGTAATTTATGAAGGATCTGATTCTTTCAGAGCTATTGTAAGAAAGAGTGAAGAATTATTATCTTTCGGTCTTAGTCTTGTTAATGAAGCTCTTAATAAAATTTATTCCTTTAATGATATTACACTTTCCTTAAGTAGCAAGATGGAAGAATTAATAAGTAAAAAGGAAGAGATAAATACAATTATGGAAGAACTTGAATCTCTTAATGAAATATCCGCTAATACAGCTAGAAATGCTGAAATTAAGGCTTATCAAGCAGGCTCTTCTGGGAAAGGTTTTGAAGTGGTGGCTGAGGAATTGGGGAGGATGACGGGAAGAGCTTTAGACTCTGTTAGAGAGATGGTAGAGAAGTTGGAGGATCTTAAGATTCGTTCAAAAGAGGCGAGAGAGAGGTTTGAAAAAATAAGAGAAAACTTATCTGGATTTATCGAAAAGGCTAATGAGCTAAAGGGAACTTCTGATAAAGCAAAAGATAAAATTTCTTTTATTATAGAGACTTCGGAAAGGTTATTTACTCTTCTCGAAGAGCTTACAAGAAGAAGAAAAAATATTGAGGATGCGACGAATTCTTTTTTCTCTTTCTTGAAAAATAGAATAGCAAGATTCTTAGAGATAGATTCTCTTTTCTCTCAAGGTGAAGCATTAAAGGAAATTTTTAAAAATCATATAGAACTTTTTATGCATTTGCTTGAGAAAAATTCTGATTTTTTGCCTATTGTTATTTCACAGTTAAATTCTTTTCTAAAAAAAATGAGCATTATAGGACAAGATAGCTCCCTTGGTGTTTCAGGCATTAGTCTAACAAAGTTCACAGATAATCTTGAACTTTCAGCTATTTTTGAAATGAGAAATTTATTTGGAGTAATTGGGAGGGAAATTGAGAATTCAAAAGAGATTATTAAAGAAATGAAAAACCAGGCAAAGAATAGCTTTGGTAGTATTTTGAATGTGGAGTCTTTTATACAAAAAAACTTAGAAGTTGTAGGAGAGGTGGCAAATATTGAGATAAATTTATCCAGGATATCTTCGTCTCTTATAAGATTGGTAGAAAATATAGAAGAATTTATAGGGCATTTGAGGGGGGTTGCTTTATACGGTAAAATAGAAGCTTCAAGAATTCAGGAAGATATTGGGGGTCTTTCTGTAATTGTGGAAGAAATGTATTCTCTTTCTGAGAATTATACAAAATTGGGAGATAAATTAAACAGATTTTTTTACCCAATAAAAGAAAAGATTGAAGATATAAAAACAACAACTATCACACTTGAAAGAATAGTCCACAGGCTTAAAGATATTGTTGAGGAAAGTAAAAGAGCTTTTAAAGAGAATGAAGAGCAAATTGAGTCTCTTGGGGAAGTTGCTGAGAGTATTCGACCTTTTATTGATGATCAGGAAGATGTGGTTACCGAAATAGAGGCCACTCTTAAAAATGCGACTAAGGAATTTAAAGAAAGCTCAAATAAAATCAAAGAGCTTGAAAGTAACTTGAATGAGGAAAAAGCCTTAACCGAGGCTTTCATCCAAGACGAAAACTGGAAATCATTATCTTTTGGAATTGGAGAAAAGGGGAAACGTTCAACTTTGAAAGTCCACTTAAAGGTTGAGCCTCTAAGTTTGGATCCTCTTTACGAGGATTGTCCTTATGTAATGCAAGTTTTATATCTTCTCCATAGAGGCTTGTTCGATTGTGGTTTTTCTGGAAAAATTTATCCATTTCTTGTGGATAAATGGGAACTCTCTGAGGATTTCAAAAAATTTTATTTTGTGATAAGAAACGATGTTATTTCTTCAAAAGGGAAAAATATTGACTCTGAAGATGTAAAGTATTCCATCGAAAGAATAATGGGAACAGATAATATATTTTTCCCGATAAACAAAGTAGAAATTAGTGGAAAATATTCTTTTTCTGTTTTTTTGGAAGAAGTTAACCCCTCTTTTCTTTACAATTTATCTCTTTTAGAAAGTTCTGTGCTTTCGAAGGGGAATAAAAATGGAATAGATGGGATTGGTCCTTTTAAATTGGCGGAATGGAGAAAGGGAGAAGAAATAATCTTAGAATCAAATCCAAATTATTTCTTTGGAGTTCCTTATCTTTCAAATTTAATATTCAGGATAGCAGAAAATCCTATAGAAGAATTTAAAAGTGGAAAAATAGATATCATAATGATTGATTATGAAGATTTTATTAAAGTTAAGACCAAAGATATAGTTGCAGGAAATATTTTTCCTTCTTCTTATTCTATAAATTATCTTGGTTTTAATTTTAGTATAAAGGATCTACCTTTTAGTAACAGTAAGGTCCGTCAGGCTTTAAACTATGCGATAAACAGAAGGACTTTGATAGAGGAATACTCTTATGGTCTTACTCAACCAATAGATAAGACCTTTTCTTCAGAGTTATGTAATTATGATTTGAAAATAGATCTTTACAATTATGATGAAGATAAAGCAAAAAGGCTCCTACAGGAAGCGGGGTTTCCAGGGGGCTTGCCAGAAACTTATACTTTGTCAGTTTGTGATTTCCCGACTTTTGTGAAAAGGGCTGAGTTTTTACAGGAATCTTTTTCTCGCATTGGTATTAAATTAAAAATTGAAAAAAGTTCTTGGAGAAAATTCTTAAAAAAAATTCAAGAAAAGAAGACTCAGCTCTTTTTGCACAGTTATACCCTTGAGACTAAAAATCCGATTAATTTTTTGATTAATCTTTTCTACTCTTCTTCGAAGTGGAACTTTTCTTTTTACTCTAATAAAATTTTAGACAATAAAATAAAAGAGATACAAAGGGAAGTAAGTCCAATTAAAAGAATTAAACTGTATGAAGAGGCGGAGAGAATGATCTTAGAGGAAACCCCTTTAGTTTTTTTGGATAAGGCCGTAAATTTTATATTAGTAAGAGAAAATGTATTTGGATTCCACTCCGGTTGTGGAAACCGTATCCATTATGAATGGGTTGGAGTTGAATGATGGAATTTTTAAGTTTTAAATTAGAAGAAAAGTTTTTTGGAATACCCTTAGAAAACGTGAAAGAGATTGTTGAAGAAAGAGAGATAACCCCTGTTCCCTTATCAAGTGATTATATTGAAGGGGTGATGAATTTTAGAGGGGAACCTGTTACAGTTATTAATTTAAGGAGAAGATTGGGAATAAAAGGAAATTCTACATCCAAAGAGATTATACTTTGCACAATTGGAAATAAATCAGTAGGGATTAGACCAGATATGGTTCTTGAGATCCATAAGATTCAGACTGATAAGTTGAAGGGTGTTCCTTCCGCCTTAAAGAAAGAAATAGAGTCTAAATATATAAAAGGAATTGTAAAATTAAAGGAAGAATATATAATTCTTGATGTAGAAGAATTAATATGATAAGGAGGAAAAATGAGTGCAAGGATTTTAGTAGTAGATGATGCAATGTTTATGAGAAAAATGCTGGCAGACATTCTTCAAAAGGGTGGCTACGAAATTTGCGATGAGGCTTCAAATGGTGCAGAAGCAGTTGAGAAATACAAAAAGGTAAAACCAGATCTTGTG contains:
- a CDS encoding ABC transporter substrate-binding protein; the encoded protein is MTIKRFIGNLIKINIMEANDTVKEFLEKVEDLSKNSSFLWSDLLEKELTSLQEVEKVREELRNLYASMAVIYEGSDSFRAIVRKSEELLSFGLSLVNEALNKIYSFNDITLSLSSKMEELISKKEEINTIMEELESLNEISANTARNAEIKAYQAGSSGKGFEVVAEELGRMTGRALDSVREMVEKLEDLKIRSKEARERFEKIRENLSGFIEKANELKGTSDKAKDKISFIIETSERLFTLLEELTRRRKNIEDATNSFFSFLKNRIARFLEIDSLFSQGEALKEIFKNHIELFMHLLEKNSDFLPIVISQLNSFLKKMSIIGQDSSLGVSGISLTKFTDNLELSAIFEMRNLFGVIGREIENSKEIIKEMKNQAKNSFGSILNVESFIQKNLEVVGEVANIEINLSRISSSLIRLVENIEEFIGHLRGVALYGKIEASRIQEDIGGLSVIVEEMYSLSENYTKLGDKLNRFFYPIKEKIEDIKTTTITLERIVHRLKDIVEESKRAFKENEEQIESLGEVAESIRPFIDDQEDVVTEIEATLKNATKEFKESSNKIKELESNLNEEKALTEAFIQDENWKSLSFGIGEKGKRSTLKVHLKVEPLSLDPLYEDCPYVMQVLYLLHRGLFDCGFSGKIYPFLVDKWELSEDFKKFYFVIRNDVISSKGKNIDSEDVKYSIERIMGTDNIFFPINKVEISGKYSFSVFLEEVNPSFLYNLSLLESSVLSKGNKNGIDGIGPFKLAEWRKGEEIILESNPNYFFGVPYLSNLIFRIAENPIEEFKSGKIDIIMIDYEDFIKVKTKDIVAGNIFPSSYSINYLGFNFSIKDLPFSNSKVRQALNYAINRRTLIEEYSYGLTQPIDKTFSSELCNYDLKIDLYNYDEDKAKRLLQEAGFPGGLPETYTLSVCDFPTFVKRAEFLQESFSRIGIKLKIEKSSWRKFLKKIQEKKTQLFLHSYTLETKNPINFLINLFYSSSKWNFSFYSNKILDNKIKEIQREVSPIKRIKLYEEAERMILEETPLVFLDKAVNFILVRENVFGFHSGCGNRIHYEWVGVE
- a CDS encoding chemotaxis protein CheW, yielding MMEFLSFKLEEKFFGIPLENVKEIVEEREITPVPLSSDYIEGVMNFRGEPVTVINLRRRLGIKGNSTSKEIILCTIGNKSVGIRPDMVLEIHKIQTDKLKGVPSALKKEIESKYIKGIVKLKEEYIILDVEELI